A region from the Vanacampus margaritifer isolate UIUO_Vmar chromosome 5, RoL_Vmar_1.0, whole genome shotgun sequence genome encodes:
- the kcnj5 gene encoding G protein-activated inward rectifier potassium channel 4 produces the protein MAGDSRILMDHNMEIGVTPAQVKKLPKHLREAQISTERTHLISDPAKKPRQRYVQKDGKCNVHHGNVQETYRYLSDLFTTLVDLRWRLSLFIFTLVYVVNWLFFGFLWWLIALIRGDLLHADEEGWTPCVENLNSFVSAFLFSIETETTIGYGYRVITEKCPEGIILLLVQAILGSIVNAMMVGCMFVKISQPKNRAETLMFSHKAVISVRDNKMCLMFRVGDLRNSHIVEASIRAKLIRSQQTKEGEFIPLNQTDINIGFDTGDDRLFLVSPLIISHEINEKSPFWEMSMAQMEKEEFEIVVILEGMVEATGMTCQARSSYLDTEVLWGYRFTPVLSLEKGFYEVDYNNFHDVYETNTPACSAKEMAAKLRDGPLLPQLSLLSPEPKTHTFGLSDLDPLSQDEDKAERESGGDKGETNGSAAALEETPFADGLPG, from the exons GTGAAGAAGCTGCCTAAACACTTACGGGAGGCCCAGATATCGACAGAGCGAACACACTTGATATCCGACCCCGCCAAGAAGCCACGTCAGCGATACGTGCAAAAGGATGGCAAATGTAACGTTCATCATGGAAACGTGCAAGAGACCTACCGTTACCTCAGTGACTTGTTCACAACACTGGTCGACCTCCGCTGGCGTCTTAGCCTCTTTATTTTCACGCTAGTCTACGTCGTCAACTGGCTTTTCTTTGGCTTTCTGTGGTGGCTGATTGCGCTCATCCGAGGGGATCTGTTACATGCAGACGAAGAGGGCTGGACCCCCTGCGTGGAGAACCTCAACAGTTTTGTCTCCGCTTTCCTCTTCTCCATTGAGACTGAGACCACAATCGGGTACGGCTATCGTGTTATCACGGAAAAATGCCCAGAAGGTATCATCCTGCTTTTGGTGCAGGCCATACTGGGTTCCATTGTGAACGCCATGATGGTCGGCTGCATGTTTGTCAAGATCTCACAGCCAAAGAACCGGGCCGAGACCCTCATGTTCTCGCACAAAGCTGTCATATCAGTGCGAGACAACAAGATGTGCCTGATGTTTCGGGTGGGGGACCTGAGGAATTCTCACATTGTGGAGGCCTCCATCCGAGCAAAGCTTATCCGCTCGCAGCAGACCAAGGAGGGCGAGTTCATCCCGCTCAACCAAACTGACATAAACATCGGCTTTGACACGGGAGACGATCGCCTGTTCCTTGTGTCGCCGCTCATCATTTCACACGAGATCAACGAGAAGAGCCCTTTCTGGGAAATGTCCATGGCACAAATGGAGAAGGAGGAATTTGAGATTGTGGTCATCCTCGAGGGCATGGTGGAGGCCACAG GGATGACGTGTCAAGCGAGGAGTTCCTATCTGGACACAGAGGTGCTTTGGGGCTACCGCTTTACGCCGGTTCTCTCCCTGGAGAAGGGCTTCTACGAGGTCGATTACAACAACTTCCACGACGTCTATGAAACCAACACCCCAGCTTGCAGCGCCAAGGAAATGGCGGCGAAGCTTCGGGACGGGCCGCTATTGCCTCAGCTGTCGCTGCTGAGCCCGGAACCAAAAACACATACTTTTGGCCTGTCTGACTTAGACCCACTAAGCCAGGATGAGGACAAGGCGGAGAGAGAATCAGGAGGTGACAAAGGAGAGACGAATGGCTCAGCGGCTGCTTTGGAGGAGACGCCCTTTGCTGACGGACTGCCTGGCTGA